AAACGATATCGACGTTTGTCCAAAGCGGGGGATTAAGAAATTAGAAAGAATTCTGTCATTTCGGTGTGAGAGTTGAGCCTCCTTGGCGCACAAGGCGTTTAGGCTACACCAGAACCGCGGTCGCGGCGAATCGGCACCAGCCGCAACCTCGGCGCCAAGCCGACATCGGCGAGGACTTCCAATGCGGCGCGTTCGTCCTGCATTAACGTCTCCGGGACCCCGAGTAACACGCTGACCACACAGTCGCGGCATCCGGGGCCGCGCACCGCGCACTCGTCGCAGTCGATCACCACCGGTCCCCTGACGTCAGGGGTCCTGCCGGGTGCCATCGGATCGTGTGCCATGGGATGAGTCCTCTCGGTGGGGCCCTGACGAATGCGAAGTGGGGCTGTCCGAACGCTAACCGCGGGCACCGACAAGTCTTCGGTGCCGCAAATCGTTCGGCCCCGAACCGCGGCGTGGGAACCCCGCGGTGTCGGTGGGTGTGCCTAACGTCTCGGCCATGGGTGCAGGCGGGGCCGCTCAGCTGAGTTTCGCCGATCTGGGGCCGCCGCTCGTGGCCGACGAGATCTCCTTGCGCGAAATGACTTTCGTCGTGGTCGACTTGGAAACCACCGGTGGGCGCACCAAGAGCACCGACGCGGCGGTGGCCGATGCCATCACCGAGATCGGGGCGGTCAAGGTCCGCGGCGGCGTCGTGCTCGGCGAGTTCGCCACCCTGGTCGACCCGCAGCGCACCATCCCGCCCCAGATCGTGCAGCTGACCGGCATCACCACGGCAATGGTGTGCGACGCCCCGACCATCGACGCCGTGCTGCCGATGTTCATGGAGTTCGCCGGCTTCGAGCACGGGACCGTGCTGGTCGCGCACAACGCCGGGTTCGACCACGGGTTCCTGCGCGCAGCGGCCGAGCGGTGCGGGATGCCCTGGCCGCGGCCCCGGGTGCTGTGCACGGTCCGGCTGGCCCGCCGGGTGCTGAGCCGTGAGGAAGCACCCAGCGTGCGGCTTGCCGCCCTGGCGCGGCTGTTCGCCGTCGCCGCGCAGCCCACCCACCGCGCCCTCGACGACGCCCGGGCCACCGTCGAGGTGCTGCACGCCCTCATCGAGCGGGTGGGCAACCAGGGCGTGTCCACCTACGCCGACCTGCGCTCGTATCTGCCGGACGTGACGCCCGCCCAGCGACGCAAGCGCGTCCTCGCCGAGGGGCTGCCCCGCCGGCCGGGCGTCTATCTGTTCCGCGGGCCGTCCGGCGAGGTGCTCTATATCGGCACCGCGGTCGACCTGCGACGCCGGGTGAACCAGTACTTCACCGGCGCCGATCCCCGCGGCCGGATGAAGGAGATGGTCAACCTCGCCACCGCGGTCGACCACGTCGAGTGCGCGCACGCGCTCGAGGCGGGGGTGCGTGAGTTGCGGCTGCTGGCCGCGCACGCCCCGCCGTACAACCGCCGGTCGAGGTTTCCGCACCGGTGGTGGTGGGTGACGCTGACCGACGAGGCGTTTCCCCGCCTGTCGGTGATGCGGGCGCCGCGGCACGACCGTGCGATCGGCCCGTTCCGGTCCCGCGCCGACGCCGCCGATACGGCCGCCCTGTTCGCCCGGTTCACCGGGCTGCGGACGTGCACGGCGCGGCTGGCGCGCTCGGGGTTGCACGGCCCGGCCTGTCCCCCGCTGGAGGTGTCGCCCTGCCCCGCCGTCCGCGAGGCGACGGCCATCCAGTACGCCGCCGCCGTGGCCCGCGCCGCGGCCCTGATCGACGGATCGGACAACTCGGCCCTGGCCGAGGCCGTACAGCAGGTGACCGCGCTCGCCGAGCACCATCATTTCGAGAGCGCCGCGCGGCTGCGCGACCGCACCGCCGTCGCCGTCGAGGCCCTGTGGCGGGGTCAGCGGCTGCGCGCCCTGGCCGCGATGCCCGAGCTGACCGCCGCCGCACCCGACGGCCAGGGCGGATACCAGCTCGCCGTGATCCGCCACGGTCAGCTCGCCGCGGCCGGCACCGCCAGACGCGGTGTGCCCCCGATGCCGGTGATCGACGCGATTCATGCAGGGGCGCAAGCGATCCTGCCGGCGGCGTCCCCCCTCGGCGGCGCGCTCGTCGAGGAGACCGCGCTCATCGCGCGATGGCTGGCCGGCCCGGGCGTGCGCATCGTGCGGGTCGCCGACGCCTCGGACGAGGGCTGGGCCTCCCCGCTGCGGTCGGCCGGCGCCTGGGCGGCCTGGGCGGCGGCGGCGCGGTCGGCCCGGCTGGCGGGCGAGCAGCTGCGGGACTCAGACCTGCTGGCCGAACCGCACCCATCGCGCGAGCAGCTGTTCGGCAGCCCCGGAGTCGATGGCCGCGGCGGCGCGCTGCAGCCCGTCCTCCCACGCCGGCAACCATTCGGCGCGGCTGGATAGCCCGGCGTGCGCGACAATCGCCCCGGCCGCGTTGAGCACGACGGCGTCCCGGACCGGCCCCGTCGCGCCGGAGAACACCGCACGCACCTCCGCCGCGTTGGCCTCGGCGTCGCCGCCCAACAGGTCGGCGAGGTCGGCCCGGGCGAAACCGAACCCGGCCGGGTCGAAGGTCAGCCGGTCCACCGTGCCTGCCTGCACCCGCCAGATCGTGCTCGTGGTCGTCGTCGTCAACTCGTCGAGCCCGTCGTCGCCGTGCACCACCAGCACGCTGGCCCGGCGCGCCGCGAACACGCCCGCCATCACCTCGGCCAGGTCGGCGAACGCGCAGCCGATCAACCCTGCGCGCGGCCGCGCCGGATTGGTCAGCGGCCCAAGGAGATTGAACACGGTCGGCACCCCGATCTCCCGGCGCACCACGGACGCGTGCCGGTACGACGGGTGAAACAGCGGCGCGAAGCAGAACCCGATACCGACCTCGGCGAGGCTCTGCGCGACCTGGTCGGGCCCGAGGTCGATGCGCACCCCGAGCGCCTCGAGCGTGTCCGCGCCGCCGGACAGCGACGACGACGCCCGATTGCCGTGCTTGACCACCGGCACGCCGGCGGCCGCCACCACGATCGCCGCCATCGTGGACAGGTTGACGGTGTTGACGCCGTCCCCGCCGGTGCCGACGATGTCGACGGCGTCGCCGGGGATCGCGTCGGCGGGCAGCCGGCGCGCGTGGGTCAGCATGACCTCGGCCAGTTCGCCGATCTCGGCCGCCGTCGGGACCTTCATCTGCATCGCCACCGCGAAGGCCGCGATCTGGGCCGGCTGCGCGCTCCCCGTCATGATCTGGTCCATCGCCCAGGCGGCCTGGCCGCGCGCCAGTTCCCGCCCCCCGATCAGACGCCCCAGGACCTGCGGCCACGACGGAACCGGGCCCGGCGCGGGAGCGGCGGATGCTTGAGTCACGCGCCGATGGTCGCACGCGGCCCGACCACCCCCCAACCGTTGCCGAACCCCCGCCCGCACCCGCCCCGGCGCGACGCGGGAACACCAATTGGCCACCCGGGTAGAGTTCGACAACTACAAAGCGTCATACTTGCGGATGTGACCAGCGCTGTAGGGACCTCGGGTACTGCGATCACGTCGCGAGTTCATTCGCTGAACCGGCCGAATATGGTCAGTGTCGGCACGATAGTGTGGCTTTCCAGCGAGCTCATGTTCTTTGCTGGTCTGTTCGCGATGTACTTCACCGCGCGCTCGCAGGCCGGCGGGAAGTGGCCGCCGCCGCCGACCGAGCTGAACCTTTATCAGGCCGTGCCGGTGACGCTCGTGCTGATCGCGTCGTCGTTCACCTGCCAGATGGGCGTCTTTGCCGCGGAGCGGGGCGACGTCTTCGGCCTGCGCCGGTGGTACGTGATCACCTTCCTGATGGGGCTGTTCTTCATCCTCGGCCAGGGCTACGAGTACTACCACCTGGCCACCCACGGCACGACCATCCATGGCAGCGCCTACGGCAGCGTGTTCTATCTGGCCACCGGCTTCCACGGCCTGCACGTCACCGGCGGCCTGATCGCCTTCATCTTCCTGCTAGCCCGCACCGCGATGACCAAATTCACCCCGGCGCAGGCTACGGCCAGCATCGTCGTCTCCTATTACTGGCATTTCGTCGACATCGTGTGGATCGCGCTGTTCGCCGTGATCTATTTCATTCGATGAGCAGGCGCTGGACGAACAGGAGTGCTCGGTTGAAGAAATTGGGGTCTAAGAGATCCGGCCGCGACTCGGTGGAACGCAGCCCCCGCAAAGGCGGGTCGGATCGCTCGCGCCGGCGGCTCCGCCGCCGCATGTCGGGCGGTTTGCTGCTGCTGATCGCCCTGACGATCGCGGGCGGCCTGGCGGCCATCCTGACGCCGAGGCCGCAGGTGGCCGTCGCCGACGAGTCCTCCTCGGCGATGCTGCGCACCGGCAAGCAGCTGTTCGACACCTCGTGCGTGTCGTGCCACGGCGCCAACCTGCAGGGCGTGCCCGACCACGGGCCCAGCCTGATCGGTGTCGGCGAGGCGGCGATCTACTTCCAGGTGTCGACGGGCCGGATGCCGGCGATGCGCGGGGAGGCACAGGCGCCCCGTAAGGAGCCGATCTTCGACGAGGCGCAGATCGACGCGATCGGTGCGTACGTGCAGGCCAACGGCGGCGGTCCCACGGTGGAGCGCAACCCCGACGGCAGCCTGGCGATGCGATCGCTGCGGGGCGACGACCTGGGCCGCGGCGGTGACCTGTTCCGCCTGAACTGCTCGTCCTGCCACAACTTCACCGGACGGGGCGGGGCGCTGTCGTCGGGCAAGTACGCGCCCACGCTGGACCCGGCCAACGAGCAGCAGATCCTGGCGGCGATGCGGACCGGTCCGCAGAACATGCCGAAGTTCTCCGACCGCCAGCTGTCGCTGGACGCGAAGAAGGACATCATCGGCTACGTCAAGGCCGTGAGCGAGGAGCGTCAGCCCGGCGGCTACGGCCTCGGCGGCTTCGGGCCGGCACCCGAGGGCATGGCGGCCTGGATCATCGGCATGGTCGCGGCCATCGGCCTCGCGCTGTGGATCGGGGCACGAGCATCGTGACCCGCGCCGAGACGATGCGAAACGAAGCGATGTGGAGGAACGGCGCAAAATGAGCGACGCGAACGCCGTGGGCTCTGACACCGACAAGGGCACGGGCGGACCCCAGGAACCCGACGAGGCGGCCCTGGCCGCGATGTCGCACGACGAGCTGGTCGCGTTGGGCGGCAAGCTCGACGGCGTCGAGACCGTCTTCAAGGTCCCGCGCTGGCCCGTCGAGGGCACGAAGGCCGAGAAGCGTGCCGAGCGCTCGGTTGCGCGGTGGTTGCTGCTGGGTGGCGGCTTCGGGCTGGCGCTGCTGCTGGTCTTCCTGTTCTGGCCGTGGGAGTACAAGCCGAAGAGCGCCCCGGGCAGCCTGCTGTATGACCTGGCCACGCCGCTGTACGGGCTGACCTTCGGGATGTCGATCCTGTCGATCGCCATCGGCACGATCCTCTACCAGAAACGCTTTATCCCCGAAGAGATCTCGATCCAGCAGCGCCACGACGGGGTGTCCCGCGACATCGACCGCAAGACCGTGGTGGCCAACCTGACCGACGCGTTCGAGGGCTCCACGGTCGGGCGGCGCAAGCTCATCGGGTTGTCGCTCGGTGTGGGCATGGGCGCCTTCGGGCTGTCCACCCTGGTGGCGTTTGCGGGCGGCCTGATCAAGAACCCGTGGAAGCCGGTCGTGCCCACCGCCGACGGCAAGAAGGCGGTCCTGTGGACGTCGGGCTGGACCCCGAAGTACAAGGGCGAGACCATTTACCTCGCCCGGGCCACCGGCTCTGCCACCAACTCGCCGTTCATCAAGATGCGCCCCGAGGACATCGACGCCGGCGGCATGGAGACGGTCTTCCCGTGGCGCGAATCCGACGGCGACGGGACCACCCCGGAATCGCAGGAGAAGCTCCGCGCGATCAACCAGGGCGTCCGCAACCCCGTCATGCTCATCCGGATCCGGCCCACCGACATGTCGCGCGTGGTCAAGCGGCAGGGCCAGGAGAGCTTCAACTTCGGCGAGCTGTTCGCCTACACCAAGGTGTGCTCGCATCTGGGGTGCCCGGCATCGCTTTACGAAGAGCAGTCCTACCGAATCCTGTGCCCTTGCCACCAGTCGCAGTTCGACGCCCTGCACTTCGCCAAGCCGATCTTCGGCCCGGCGGCGCGCGCGTTGGCGCAACTGCCCATCACGATCGACTCCAACGGGTATCTGGTTGCCAACGGTGACTTCGTCGAGCCCGTCGGACCGGCATTCTGGGAGCGCACGACATCATGAGTCCAAAACTGAGTCCCCCCAAGCCGCCCAAGATCGGCGATGTGCTGGCCCGCCAGGGTGAGGAAATCGACACCCGCTATCACCCGGCGGCGGCCGTCCGCAGGCAGCTCAACAAGGTCTTCCCGACGCACTGGTCGTTCCTGCTGGGTGAGATCGCGATGTACAGCTTCATCGTGTTGCTGCTCACCGGCGTCTACCTGACCCTGTTCTTCGACCCATCGATGGCCGAGGTCACGTACAACGGCGCCTACCAACCGCTGCGCGGCGTCGATATGTCGAAGGCCTTCGCCTCGACGCTCGACATCTCCTTCGAGGTGCGGGGCGGCCTGTTCGTCCGCCAGGTTCACCACTGGGCGGCGCTGATCTTCGCCGCGTCGATCATGGTGCACCTGGCCCGCATCTTCTTCACCGGTGCCTTCCGGCGGCCGCGTGAGGCCAACTGGGTCATCGGCTCGCTGCTGCTGATCCTGGCCATGTTCGAGGGTTACTTCGGCTACTCGCTGCCCGACGACCTGCTGTCCGGCATCGGGCTGCGCGCCGCCCTGTCCTCGATCACGTTGGGGATGCCGGTGATCGGCACCTGGCTGCACTGGGCGCTGTTCGGCGGCGACTTCCCCTGTGGGGGCGTGGGCAA
This genomic window from Mycobacterium saskatchewanense contains:
- the trpD gene encoding anthranilate phosphoribosyltransferase, translated to MTQASAAPAPGPVPSWPQVLGRLIGGRELARGQAAWAMDQIMTGSAQPAQIAAFAVAMQMKVPTAAEIGELAEVMLTHARRLPADAIPGDAVDIVGTGGDGVNTVNLSTMAAIVVAAAGVPVVKHGNRASSSLSGGADTLEALGVRIDLGPDQVAQSLAEVGIGFCFAPLFHPSYRHASVVRREIGVPTVFNLLGPLTNPARPRAGLIGCAFADLAEVMAGVFAARRASVLVVHGDDGLDELTTTTTSTIWRVQAGTVDRLTFDPAGFGFARADLADLLGGDAEANAAEVRAVFSGATGPVRDAVVLNAAGAIVAHAGLSSRAEWLPAWEDGLQRAAAAIDSGAAEQLLARWVRFGQQV
- the qcrA gene encoding cytochrome bc1 complex Rieske iron-sulfur subunit; the protein is MSDANAVGSDTDKGTGGPQEPDEAALAAMSHDELVALGGKLDGVETVFKVPRWPVEGTKAEKRAERSVARWLLLGGGFGLALLLVFLFWPWEYKPKSAPGSLLYDLATPLYGLTFGMSILSIAIGTILYQKRFIPEEISIQQRHDGVSRDIDRKTVVANLTDAFEGSTVGRRKLIGLSLGVGMGAFGLSTLVAFAGGLIKNPWKPVVPTADGKKAVLWTSGWTPKYKGETIYLARATGSATNSPFIKMRPEDIDAGGMETVFPWRESDGDGTTPESQEKLRAINQGVRNPVMLIRIRPTDMSRVVKRQGQESFNFGELFAYTKVCSHLGCPASLYEEQSYRILCPCHQSQFDALHFAKPIFGPAARALAQLPITIDSNGYLVANGDFVEPVGPAFWERTTS
- the ctaE gene encoding aa3-type cytochrome oxidase subunit III — translated: MTSAVGTSGTAITSRVHSLNRPNMVSVGTIVWLSSELMFFAGLFAMYFTARSQAGGKWPPPPTELNLYQAVPVTLVLIASSFTCQMGVFAAERGDVFGLRRWYVITFLMGLFFILGQGYEYYHLATHGTTIHGSAYGSVFYLATGFHGLHVTGGLIAFIFLLARTAMTKFTPAQATASIVVSYYWHFVDIVWIALFAVIYFIR
- the qcrC gene encoding cytochrome bc1 complex diheme cytochrome c subunit, with the translated sequence MKKLGSKRSGRDSVERSPRKGGSDRSRRRLRRRMSGGLLLLIALTIAGGLAAILTPRPQVAVADESSSAMLRTGKQLFDTSCVSCHGANLQGVPDHGPSLIGVGEAAIYFQVSTGRMPAMRGEAQAPRKEPIFDEAQIDAIGAYVQANGGGPTVERNPDGSLAMRSLRGDDLGRGGDLFRLNCSSCHNFTGRGGALSSGKYAPTLDPANEQQILAAMRTGPQNMPKFSDRQLSLDAKKDIIGYVKAVSEERQPGGYGLGGFGPAPEGMAAWIIGMVAAIGLALWIGARAS